The sequence CGACTATGCGCTTTACGGCGCGGCGGCCGAGGACGTGAGCGACGTCGAGCTGTTGCATGACTACGGGCTGACCGTCGCGTGGCACGTCGCGGCTACGCAGGCGTCCGAGGCGTTGTGGGAGGCGGGCGCCGCGCGCGCCGAGGCCGAAGCGGTGCGCGCCGCGCCGACGCGAGAGCTCGGTGTCGTCACCGTCAACGGCCATGCATATGAAGATTTTCTGCAGACGGCCGATGCGTCGATGGCCGAACTGGCGCTCGATCCGCGCGCGGCCGACGCGGGCGCCGCATGGCAGGCGGCGGAGGCTGCGTATCGTGTCGGCTCTGCCGCGTGTGCGCTCGGGCTCGGGCACACGGCGCTGCTCGCCGATGCGCTCGGGCTCGCGTGGCGCCGCCGCGCGCATCTCGGCGCGACGGACGAGGCCGGCGCGGCGGCGTGCCGGCAGGCCGCGGAAGCGCTGCGCGCCGCGTTGCACAGGATCGCGGCGGGCATCGCGCCGCCCGACTTGACGGACGCGTGCGCGGCGCTCGCGGGCGCATTGTCGGGCGCGGCCCGGAACGCATGACGGGACGGGCGGCGAGTGAACTGCTCGGCTGGCTTCTTGCTTTCGGCCGATGTGGCGCAATCACGCGCGGCGCGCATGCCGATTGGCCGCGAACGCGTGATAGAGTGAGTGATATGTCGTGTCGACCCGCGCGGCGTACGAGGCCGCGATACGCGGCGTCCGTCGCGCCGCGAGGTCTTTGCTAAAATTCAAACCATGTCAAAGAGTTCCGATCGCATCAACCTTACCAACCAGTTCCTGATCGCCATGCCGAACATGGCGGACCCGACGTTTTCAGGAACGGTGGTCTATCTTTGCGATCACAGCGAGCGCGGTGCGCTCGGCCTCGTCATCAATCGCCCGACCGACATCGATCTCGAGTCGCTGTTCAACCGCATCGACCTGAAGCTCGAGATCGAGCCCCTCCTGCATATCCCCGTCTACTTCGGCGGCCCGGTGCAGACCGAGCGCGGCTTCGTGCTGCACGAGCCGGTCGCGGGCAGCGCGTACAACTCGTCGATGACGGTCGAAGGCGGGCTCGAGATGACGACGTCGAAGGACGTGCTCGAGGCGGTCGCGACGGGCACGGGCCCGAAGCGTTTCCTGCTGACGCTCGGCCATGCCGGCTGGGGCGCGGGACAGCTCGAAGAAGAGATTTCGAAGAACGGCTGGCTCACGGTCGCGGCCGATCCGCGGATCGTGTTCGACACGCCCGCCGAGGAGCGCTTCGAAGCGGCGCTCGGGTTGCTCGGCGTGAGCCCGTCGATGCTTTCCGGCGAGGCAGGGCACGCATGAGCGCGGCGCTTGCGCGCGACGCGACGCTCCTGGCGTTCGACTACGGCGAAAAACGCATCGGTGTGGCGGTCGGCAATGCGCTGACGCGCACGGCCCGCGCGCTCGTCATCGTTCCCAATCTGAACCGCGAGCACCGCTTCAAGGCGGTCGGCGAGCTGATCGCGCAATGGAAGCCGGACGCGCTCGTCGTCGGCTTGCCGCTGCATCCGGACGGCGCGCCGCACGAGATGACGCAGCGGGCATTGCGCTTCGGCAATCAGTTGAACGGCCGCTTCAACCTGCCGGTGAGCTGGGTCGACGAGCGCTATTCGTCGGTCGAAGCGCGTGCGGGCCTGCGCGCGCGCGGCGCCGGCGCGGATCGCGTCGACGCCGAGGCCGCCCGTGTCATCCTCCAACAATACCTCGACGAACTGCCCGATCATCATGAGTTCAATTGACGCCGAGGCGCTTTACCGCGTCCTGCTCGACCAGATTCGCGGCGCCTATGGCGAAGCCGCGTTCGCCGAAGCGGGCGGGCCCGTGCTCGCCGGCATCTACAGCGGCGGCGCATGGCTCGCCGAGCGCCTCGCGCGCGATCTTGCCGCGCCGGGTTTCGGCGTCGTCAACGTCGCGCTGCATCGCGACGATTACGCGAAGAAGGGGCTGCACAGCCAGGCGAGCCCGACGTCGTTGCCGTTCGAGGTCGAAGGGCGGCGCATCGTCCTCGTCGACGACGTGCTGTACACCGGGCGCACGGTGCGCGCGGCGCTCAACGAGCTGTACGACTACGGGCGGCCCGCCGCCGTCGAGCTCGCGGTGCTCGCCGATCGCGGCGGGCGCGAGCTGCCGATTGCGGCGCGTTTCGCCGGGGGCACGCTCGCCGTGGACGCCGACGCGACGCTCGTGCTCGAGCGCACCGACGCGGGACAATTCACGCTTCGCACCGAGGCGCGCGCCGGCTGACGCGCGCGACACGCATTCCGGCCGCCCGCGCGCATCGCGCATCCGGGCGCCGTTTGGCAACACGTTGGAATCACGCACATCATGACGACCGACACCACCGGCCGCACCGGCAACCCCGCCGCGGCCGCGCCCGCCGAGCGCTTTCGCTACGGCTTCCTGAAGGGCAACCCGCAGCTCACGAAGAACGGCGAGCTCAAGCATCTGCTGACGATCGAGGGGCTGCCCCGCGCGATCGTCAACCAGATCCTCGACACCGCCGAGCAGTTCGTCAGCGTGACCGACCGCGAAGTGAAGAAGGTGCCGCTCCTGCGCGGCAAGTCGGTGTTCAACCTGTTCTTCGAGAATTCGACGCGCACGCGCACCACGTTCGAGATCGCCGCGAAGCGGCTGTCCGCCGACGTGATCAACCTGAACATCAACGCGTCGTCGACGAGCAAGGGCGAATCGCTGCTCGACACGATCAACAACCTGTCGGCGATGCACGCCGACCTGTTCGTCGTGCGCCACGCGTCGAGCGGCGCGCCGTACCTGATCGCCGAGCACTGCGCGCCGCACGTGCACGTGATCAACGCGGGCGACGGCCGCCATGCGCACCCGACGCAGGGCCTCCTCGACATGTACACGATCCGCCACTACAAGCGCGATTTCACGAAGCTGCGCGTCGCGATAGTCGGCGACATCCTGCATTCGCGCGTCGCGCGCTCGGACATCCATGCGCTCACGACGCTCGGCGTGCCGGAAGTGCGCGCGATCGGCCCGCGCACGCTGCTGCCGGGCGGGCTCGAGCAGATGGGCGTGCGCGTGTTCCACAACCTCGACGAAGGCCTGAAGGACGTCGACGTGATCATCATGTTGCGTTTGCAGAACGAGCGGATGAGCGGCGCGCTACTGCCGTCCGCGCAGGAATATTTCAAGAGCTGGGGCCTGACGCCCGAGCGCCTCGCGCTCGCCGCGCCCGACGCGATCGTGATGCACCCGGGGCCGATGAACCGCGGCGTCGAGATCGACTCGCAGGTGGCCGACGGTCCGCAATCGGTGATCCTGAACCAGGTGACGTTCGGCATCGCGGTGCGGATGGCCGTGATGGGGATAGTCGCGGGCACGAACGACTGACGGAACGACTGACGCATCGCGCCGTCCAGGCGCCGCGGGCGCCCCGCGCCGCGTGCCGGACCCGACGAAATCAACGCATTCAACGCATCAACAGACAGCGCATGAAGATTCATATCAAAGGCGGCACGCTCATCGATCCGGCGGCCGGCATAGAGCGGCAGGCCGACGTGTTCGTCGCGGCCGGCAAGGTGGCCGCGATCGGCGCGGCCCCCGCCGATTTCAACGCGGCGAAGACGATTGACGCGGCCGGGAAGATCGTCGCGCCGGGCTTCGTCGATTTGTCGGCGCGGCTGCGCGAGCCGGGCTACGAGCACAAGGCGACGCTCGAATCCGAAATGGCCGCGGCGGTCGCGGGCGGCGTGACGAGCCTCGTGTGCCCGCCCGACACCGATCCCGTGCTCGACGAGCCGGGCCTCGTCGAGATGTTGAAGTTCCGCGCGCGCAACCTGCACCAGGCGCACGTGTATCCGCTCGGCGCGCTGACGGTCGGCCTGAAAGGGCAGACCATCACCGAGATGGTCGAGCTGACCGAAGCGGGCTGCATCGGCTTCACGCAGGCGGATGCGCCCGTCGCCGATACGCAGGTGCTGCTGCGCGCGCTGCAGTATGCGAGCACCTACGGCTACGCCGTGTGGCTGCGGCCCGTCGACGCGTTCCTCGCGAAGGGCGGCGTCGCGGCGAGCGGGCCTGTCGCGTCGCGGCTCGGCCTGTCGGGCGTGCCGGTCGCGGCCGAGACGATCGCGCTGCACACGCTCTTCGAGCTGATGCGCGTGACGGGGGCGCGCGTGCACGTCGCGCGGCTGTCGTCGGCGGCGGGCGTCGCGCTCGTGCGCGCGGCGAAGGCCGAGGGCCTGCCCGTGACCTGCGACGTCGCCGCGAACCACCTGCATCTGATCGACGTCGACATCGGCTACTTCGACGCGCAGTTCCGCCTCGATCCGCCGCTGCGCACCGAGCGCGACCGCGAAGCGATTCGCGCCGCGCTCG comes from Burkholderia savannae and encodes:
- a CDS encoding YqgE/AlgH family protein — translated: MSKSSDRINLTNQFLIAMPNMADPTFSGTVVYLCDHSERGALGLVINRPTDIDLESLFNRIDLKLEIEPLLHIPVYFGGPVQTERGFVLHEPVAGSAYNSSMTVEGGLEMTTSKDVLEAVATGTGPKRFLLTLGHAGWGAGQLEEEISKNGWLTVAADPRIVFDTPAEERFEAALGLLGVSPSMLSGEAGHA
- the ruvX gene encoding Holliday junction resolvase RuvX; the protein is MSAALARDATLLAFDYGEKRIGVAVGNALTRTARALVIVPNLNREHRFKAVGELIAQWKPDALVVGLPLHPDGAPHEMTQRALRFGNQLNGRFNLPVSWVDERYSSVEARAGLRARGAGADRVDAEAARVILQQYLDELPDHHEFN
- the pyrR gene encoding bifunctional pyr operon transcriptional regulator/uracil phosphoribosyltransferase PyrR; protein product: MSSIDAEALYRVLLDQIRGAYGEAAFAEAGGPVLAGIYSGGAWLAERLARDLAAPGFGVVNVALHRDDYAKKGLHSQASPTSLPFEVEGRRIVLVDDVLYTGRTVRAALNELYDYGRPAAVELAVLADRGGRELPIAARFAGGTLAVDADATLVLERTDAGQFTLRTEARAG
- a CDS encoding aspartate carbamoyltransferase catalytic subunit, which translates into the protein MTTDTTGRTGNPAAAAPAERFRYGFLKGNPQLTKNGELKHLLTIEGLPRAIVNQILDTAEQFVSVTDREVKKVPLLRGKSVFNLFFENSTRTRTTFEIAAKRLSADVINLNINASSTSKGESLLDTINNLSAMHADLFVVRHASSGAPYLIAEHCAPHVHVINAGDGRHAHPTQGLLDMYTIRHYKRDFTKLRVAIVGDILHSRVARSDIHALTTLGVPEVRAIGPRTLLPGGLEQMGVRVFHNLDEGLKDVDVIIMLRLQNERMSGALLPSAQEYFKSWGLTPERLALAAPDAIVMHPGPMNRGVEIDSQVADGPQSVILNQVTFGIAVRMAVMGIVAGTND
- a CDS encoding dihydroorotase, producing MKIHIKGGTLIDPAAGIERQADVFVAAGKVAAIGAAPADFNAAKTIDAAGKIVAPGFVDLSARLREPGYEHKATLESEMAAAVAGGVTSLVCPPDTDPVLDEPGLVEMLKFRARNLHQAHVYPLGALTVGLKGQTITEMVELTEAGCIGFTQADAPVADTQVLLRALQYASTYGYAVWLRPVDAFLAKGGVAASGPVASRLGLSGVPVAAETIALHTLFELMRVTGARVHVARLSSAAGVALVRAAKAEGLPVTCDVAANHLHLIDVDIGYFDAQFRLDPPLRTERDREAIRAALADGTIDAICSDHTPVDDDEKLLPFAEATPGATGLELLLSLTVKWAREAGVPMARALAKISSAPAGVLKLPAGRVEEGALADLCVFDPNAHWRVEPRALKSQGHNTPFLGYELPARVCATLVGGQVAFERR